The DNA segment TGTAATAAGGTTCGATGCTTCCTTAGGCGGCTTAGGCGGATGCCCATTTGCCCCGGGTGCAACCGGCAATATATGTACGGAGGATCTCGTTCATATGCTCGCCTTTATGGACTATGAGATGAGAGTAGATCTTGATCAGTTAATCGATACGGCTAAGCGACTGGAAACGATCCTGCAACGCGAAGTGCCTGGACAAATTATTAAAGCTGGCAAAATCACCGACCTGCATTCCGTATCTTATTCATAGAAAGGGGAATCACCATTGGCTGCAAAAAAAACACTCGCCATAAATTCTTGAATGGGTTGGATGACATTGCTCTGACTTTACAAGCAGAGGACAGTATTAAGGGCTTTGAAAAGGGTAGACCTTCTCATATGAATCCGACCGTTTTTTAAGGCTGCGGCAGGGGTTGTTTTCGGATCAAATGATGTCCTGCCCCTGCTTTTTCTACCATTTTTAGTCTGAATATTGTGAAACCAAAGGAGGAATCACGTATGAGCAAACCAAAGAAAGAACCGATCAAAAACGGCAAGTTATGGATTGTGTTTGGTATCCTGTTTGTCTTGATCAACCCGTGGTATTTCCCGACCGGGTCCTACCAACCATTGTTCTTGGGAATTCCCTATTGGGCATTAATTATCATCGGTGCTTCATTATTGCTATCAGCATTTTTAACCTATGTTTTAAAATACCAATGGAACTTGGAAGAGGATGAGGAAGAGAAGGAAAAGAAGGAGGCGAAATAACCCATGGAACTAGCATTTGCAGGTTGGTCAGGAGTTTTAATCTTATTAATGTATGGCGCGATTATGCTTGGAGTCGGTGTGGCCACGTATTGGAAAAACAGAAATGTTCACGAAAGCCTTGATGAGTATTATCTTGGTGGGCGCGGGCTCGGCGTCATGGTATTGTTCTTTACTTTCTTTGCGACGCAGTACAGTGGAAATACAGTCGTCGGCTATCCTCCGACAGCCTATCGAATGGGGTATGAGTATCTCGTATCTGTGCCTTACTTTATCCTAATTATAATGGTGTACCTGATGTTTGCGCCCCGACTGTATCTGATGGGGAAAAAGTACAAACTGCTCACCCCCGTTGACTGGATTGACAAGCGATTCAAGTCGAAACCTGTTTCCATTTTAGCTGCTTTTTTAATGCTTTATGCGCTCGGAAACTATTTATTGGAACAGTTTGTTGCCATCGGCCAAGGTGTTTCTGGTTTAACAGGAGGAACGATTCCTTATCAAGTAGGTGTTGTGTTCTTCATTACCATTATGCTTATTTACGGGTGGCTTGGCGGTATGCGTTCTGTCGCCTATACAGACACCATGCAGGGGATCGCGTTACTGTTCGGTGTGTTCATGCTTTTAATCGGTTCCATTATCTACTTTGGTGGTTTGCCAACGGCGGCAGATTATATGCAAGCTTATGCACCGGAAAAATTAGGTGTTCCGGATGGACCTGGTACCGTCAATTGGTTTAGTTTATTAGTTCTCGTTGGAATTGGTGCAGCCGTCTATCCTCATGCTGTCCAGAGGATTTTTTCTGCCAAAAGTGAAAAAACGTTAAAACGTTCTTTTACACAAATGGCTTGGATGCCTTTTCTGACTGCAGGGGTTGTGTTTGTCGTAGGAATTATCGGGATTGCTGCATTTCCCGGATTAGATACGGCTGAGTCTGAACAATTGGTGGGGATGATGGCGAGTGCGGTTGCTAACCAGAATGCTCTGTTTTATTGGGCAATGGTTCTCCTATTCGGCGGTGTTATTGCTGCTATTGTATCAACAGCTGATTCTGTACTATTAACGTTCTCATCGATTGTTTCCAATGATTTATATGGAAGATACATCAATCCGGAAGCATCACAAAACAAGAAAATTCTCGTCGGTAAACTTGTTGGTGTGGCAGCTGTTGTGCTTCTAGTCATTATTGCCTGGTTCCCTCCAGCCACGCTTTATCAGATTTTTGTGTTAAAATTTGAGCTATTAATACAAGTGGCTCCGGCTTTAGTCTTCGGATTATATTGGAATCGCCTTCATCCGAAGGCCGTGTTCACAGGAATGCTCGTTGGTACGGTGTTCGCTTCGTATATGACGTTTGCCAACATTACACCTTTAGGAATATTTAGTGGTCTTTGGGGATTACTTATTAACCTCTTAATTTGTGTGATTGGCAGCCTGTTTATGAGTGTCTCGGCTGCTGAAGAGGAAGAAGCAGATCAAGTGATTGGTATGTAACGACCCGTTTCATAGACAAACCAGTCAATCGGGTCGATTGACTGGTTTGTCTATGAATGGGTGCAGGCTGAGTAGAGTCGAAGCCTAGTCTACTATTATTAGAAAGGCTGTTTTCTAAAAGATTGTTGTTTTTGACACAAAAACTATAAACGGCGTCATAACATACGGCTTCGGAAATACACTACGCTTTTCCGAATGAGTCTTCGTATATTTCCTTCGCTGTTATGGCGGTTGATTGAAGCGACGGCCCGAAGCGGAAATCAACATTGCTTTTATGGCGAAGGTTTATATTAACTGCGAGGGGTAAGAGCAACAAAATTTACGAAAAGAGTTATTAGAAAAGGGATGTCTTGGAATGAGAACAGTTGCAGTGAATACAACACCGGCGAGCATGGCTTATCCGTGGAAAATGTTATTATGGCTGCTGATGGCTCAAATTATGGTCGCCTTTATTGGACGGAGCCTTGGGCCGCTTGGTGTACTGATTGGAGAAGATTTATCACTAACAAAGGCCCAAATTGGATTGTTGCCATCGGCGCTTTTCCTCGGTCAAGCCATGGCATCGATCCCTTCTGGTTTTGTTGCTGATCGAACTGGCTCAAGGCCGCTATTGTTGTTGTTATCCCTATGCCTTGGAACAAGCTTCCTATTTATGACGTTCCAATCCGCCTTTTGGTTTGTACTATTCCTAGTGATGATTGGCGGGTTGGGGTATGGCGGCATGCATCCTACTACCAATAGAGGAATTATTTATTGGTTTTCGCAAAAGCAACGAGGGACAGCAATGGGAATTAAACAAATGGGGATTACTTTTGGCTCAGCTCTCTCAGCAATTTTATTATTGCCGCTTGCTGCAAGTTATGGCTGGAGACCTGTCATGTTGATTGCATGCCTGGGTTTAATTGCGACGGGTTTGGTCGCCTTTTACCTCTATCGCGACCCTTCCAAAGAGGCGGCAGTGGCTAAGGAGAAGCCGACATTTCGATCGATTTATTCTTCCATTCTCAGTATGGCTAAAAATAAGGCCTTACTTCTCGTCAGTTTTAGTGCCATGGGTGTTAATGGATCTCAGATGTGCTTAAATACGTATCTCGTATTGTTCGCCTATGAACAGATTGGCATTAGTCTAGTATTAGCAGGGATGCTGCTCGTAATTTCTGAAATTGGCGGCTCGCTTGGTAGAGTAGGGTGGGGAGTGATTAGTGATCGTCTGTTTGATGGAAAACGGCTGATTATCCTCGTTATCATTGTCAGTATCACCTTGCTTATGAGTGTTGTTGTGGCTTTTATTCCAGTGGGAACCCCGTTTTGGGTGCTCGTCCCCATCTTTCTCGTATTTGGCTTCTCCGTTTCAGGGTTTAATGGGATATGGATGAATTTAGCCTCAGAACTCGTTCCTAAAGAGCAAACAGGATTATCAAGCGGATTCAGTATTACGCTTGGTTCGATGGGCGTTATCCTCCTTCCGCCACTGTTCGGCTTTTTAGTTGACCAAAACCAAAGCTACACATTTGGCTGGCTGCTGATTTCCGGAATCATGATCGGCGTGCTGTTCGTCTTAGCCAGCTTATATGTTGTGGCAAAAGAGAACGTTTCTTCCAACTAACATCGATACAATTTTAAAAGGAGAAAGTTGACATGAAGTTTGATCCTTCAAAACTAGAGACAAAAAACGTTTATAAATTGTTATCAGGGTCGGTTGTTCCACGCCCGATTGCCTGGGTTTCCACGACATCTGAAAACGAAATTCGTAACTTGGCTCCATTTAGCTTCTTTACGGTGGCATCAAGACAGCCGCCGATGCTCTGTATTTCGATTGGACTAGGCGTTGGGGCTAGAAAAGGAACCGTTAAAGACACACTGGAAAACATCCGTACAGGAAAAGAATTTGTTATTAACATCTCATCGACACCGCTTGGCAATGAGGTTCAAAAATCCTCTGAGAATCTGGCTCGCGAAGTGGATGAGTTCGAGGAAGCGGGGGTCACACCGGTTGCAAGTGAAAAAGTTAAACCGATGAGAATCAAGGAAGCACCAATTCAAATGGAATGTAAGCTGCACCAAATCATTGAACTTGGCAGCGACCATTTAATTATTGGGGAAATGGTGTTTTATCATATTCAAGAAGACTATTATCTTGAAAATTATAAGGTGAACTTTGAGAAACTGCGTCCCTTGGGAAGGTTGGCAGCAAGTTTTAGTGAAAGCAGGGACTTTTTCTCGTTGCCGAAAGAAGATTTAAAGTGAGATGACTGATCGTTCAAGCATCCACGCTCAAGCTTTACAAATGCTTGAGCGCGGATGTCTTTTTATTGAGATGATAAAGAAAATAACGAACTAATGCGGGCATAAAGACGTTCCAATCCATATAAAATAATTTAAAGAGGGAGGCGTTGAATTGAGGAAGATTTTATTAATCACAGACCCTGGGGTTGATGATTCGTTTGCTATTATGTATGCCCTTTTAAACCCAAACATCGAAGTGGTGGGGATTGTATGCGGATATGGGAATGTCAGTCAAGCTGACGCACTAAGGAATAGCGCCTATTTACTTAAGCTTGCAGGTAGAGAAGACATCCCACTCATCAATGGAGCAGAAGCCCCCCTTTCTTTTCCCCCTCAATATTTTTATGAGATTCATGGTTACCATGGCATAGGTGGAGTGAATACAGAGCATATTACGCCTGCTAAGGTTTATCCCTTTCAGAAGATTTTTGATTTAATTTCAACTTATGGTAAGGAGCTTACGATTGTGAATCTGTCCCGGTTCACAACATTAGCTCTTACTTTTGTTCAAGCAGGAAGTAATATCCATGAGGTGGGAGAAATCATTGTCATGGGGGGAGCCTTTTTTGTACCGGGAAATAGCAGTCCTTTAGCGGAGGCCAATGTTTATGGTGACCCTCAAGCCGCAAAAATTGTTGCTACCCGTGGAAGGGGAATCACATTTGTACCGCTTAATGTGAGTAACCGTGCCATCA comes from the Halobacillus shinanisalinarum genome and includes:
- a CDS encoding sodium:solute symporter family protein, yielding MELAFAGWSGVLILLMYGAIMLGVGVATYWKNRNVHESLDEYYLGGRGLGVMVLFFTFFATQYSGNTVVGYPPTAYRMGYEYLVSVPYFILIIMVYLMFAPRLYLMGKKYKLLTPVDWIDKRFKSKPVSILAAFLMLYALGNYLLEQFVAIGQGVSGLTGGTIPYQVGVVFFITIMLIYGWLGGMRSVAYTDTMQGIALLFGVFMLLIGSIIYFGGLPTAADYMQAYAPEKLGVPDGPGTVNWFSLLVLVGIGAAVYPHAVQRIFSAKSEKTLKRSFTQMAWMPFLTAGVVFVVGIIGIAAFPGLDTAESEQLVGMMASAVANQNALFYWAMVLLFGGVIAAIVSTADSVLLTFSSIVSNDLYGRYINPEASQNKKILVGKLVGVAAVVLLVIIAWFPPATLYQIFVLKFELLIQVAPALVFGLYWNRLHPKAVFTGMLVGTVFASYMTFANITPLGIFSGLWGLLINLLICVIGSLFMSVSAAEEEEADQVIGM
- a CDS encoding MFS transporter gives rise to the protein MRTVAVNTTPASMAYPWKMLLWLLMAQIMVAFIGRSLGPLGVLIGEDLSLTKAQIGLLPSALFLGQAMASIPSGFVADRTGSRPLLLLLSLCLGTSFLFMTFQSAFWFVLFLVMIGGLGYGGMHPTTNRGIIYWFSQKQRGTAMGIKQMGITFGSALSAILLLPLAASYGWRPVMLIACLGLIATGLVAFYLYRDPSKEAAVAKEKPTFRSIYSSILSMAKNKALLLVSFSAMGVNGSQMCLNTYLVLFAYEQIGISLVLAGMLLVISEIGGSLGRVGWGVISDRLFDGKRLIILVIIVSITLLMSVVVAFIPVGTPFWVLVPIFLVFGFSVSGFNGIWMNLASELVPKEQTGLSSGFSITLGSMGVILLPPLFGFLVDQNQSYTFGWLLISGIMIGVLFVLASLYVVAKENVSSN
- a CDS encoding flavin reductase family protein, whose translation is MKFDPSKLETKNVYKLLSGSVVPRPIAWVSTTSENEIRNLAPFSFFTVASRQPPMLCISIGLGVGARKGTVKDTLENIRTGKEFVINISSTPLGNEVQKSSENLAREVDEFEEAGVTPVASEKVKPMRIKEAPIQMECKLHQIIELGSDHLIIGEMVFYHIQEDYYLENYKVNFEKLRPLGRLAASFSESRDFFSLPKEDLK
- a CDS encoding nucleoside hydrolase; translated protein: MRKILLITDPGVDDSFAIMYALLNPNIEVVGIVCGYGNVSQADALRNSAYLLKLAGREDIPLINGAEAPLSFPPQYFYEIHGYHGIGGVNTEHITPAKVYPFQKIFDLISTYGKELTIVNLSRFTTLALTFVQAGSNIHEVGEIIVMGGAFFVPGNSSPLAEANVYGDPQAAKIVATRGRGITFVPLNVSNRAIIPLDMIHYLSEQTSTYFSPILNPIMDYYSIQYQSIIPGINGAPLHDVTLLSFLTSQDHYKLISRQVFVVDDGPSRGLTYADFRPVPETIPHYPINKIIFDFEVEYFVNDFVKTMSSF